In Terriglobales bacterium, a genomic segment contains:
- a CDS encoding amidohydrolase family protein, translated as MRKPLLALIPLLCFAALAQDVTHPTGKNELVIRSATLLTVTHGRIENGSVYVKDGKIVAFGANVDAPASATVVDAAGRFVTPGIIDAHSHSALDDDVNEATSPVTPHMRMQDAFEYTDKAVYRSLAGGVTTSLSLHGSANMIGGQAIVFKHKYGLGRDQMLFAGAPRSIKFASGENPKRVYGTLKQMPSTRMGNFAVQRQALAEARDYMHEWEEYEAKLAKGDSDAKRPKRDLKLEALAEVLRGNLLVQIHCYRADEFLTEIAIAHEFGYKIRAFHHALEAYKVPEEIAKEGIAIATFTDWWGYKHEAWDAIPWNAVMAMRKGVRVAIKSDSDDFARRLNQEAGKTMRYGGATEEDALRMITLNPAWIIGVDDRVGSIDVGKDADLVIWDSYPLSTFARADQVFIDGDLYFDRSLPGYGMPQYKEGN; from the coding sequence ATGCGAAAACCGCTTCTCGCACTCATCCCGCTCTTATGTTTCGCCGCCCTCGCCCAGGACGTCACTCATCCCACCGGCAAGAACGAACTGGTCATCCGCAGCGCCACGCTCCTCACCGTCACGCATGGGCGCATCGAGAACGGCAGCGTGTACGTCAAGGACGGCAAGATCGTGGCCTTCGGTGCGAACGTGGACGCGCCCGCATCGGCCACCGTGGTTGACGCTGCCGGCAGGTTCGTCACCCCCGGCATCATCGACGCTCACTCGCACTCCGCGCTTGATGACGACGTCAACGAAGCCACCAGCCCGGTCACGCCCCACATGCGCATGCAGGACGCCTTCGAATACACCGACAAGGCGGTCTACCGCTCCCTGGCCGGCGGCGTCACTACGTCGCTCTCCCTGCACGGCTCGGCCAACATGATTGGCGGGCAGGCCATCGTCTTCAAGCACAAGTACGGCCTCGGTCGCGACCAGATGCTCTTTGCCGGCGCCCCACGCTCCATCAAGTTCGCTTCCGGCGAGAACCCCAAGCGCGTCTACGGCACCCTCAAGCAGATGCCTTCCACCCGCATGGGCAACTTCGCCGTGCAGCGCCAGGCGCTGGCCGAAGCCCGCGACTACATGCACGAGTGGGAGGAGTACGAAGCCAAGCTGGCCAAAGGCGACTCGGACGCTAAGCGTCCCAAGCGCGACCTGAAGCTCGAAGCTCTGGCCGAGGTCCTGCGCGGGAATCTTCTCGTCCAGATCCACTGCTATCGTGCCGACGAGTTCCTCACCGAGATCGCCATCGCGCACGAGTTCGGCTACAAGATCCGCGCCTTCCACCACGCCCTCGAGGCCTACAAGGTGCCGGAGGAGATCGCCAAGGAGGGCATCGCCATCGCCACCTTCACGGACTGGTGGGGCTACAAGCACGAAGCTTGGGACGCCATACCCTGGAACGCGGTCATGGCCATGCGCAAGGGCGTGCGCGTCGCCATCAAGAGCGATTCCGACGATTTCGCCCGCCGCCTCAACCAGGAAGCCGGCAAGACCATGCGCTACGGTGGCGCCACCGAGGAGGACGCTCTGCGCATGATCACCCTCAACCCCGCCTGGATCATCGGTGTCGACGATCGCGTGGGCTCCATCGACGTGGGCAAGGATGCCGACCTCGTCATCTGGGATAGCTACCCGCTTTCCACCTTCGCCCGCGCCGACCAGGTCTTCATCGACGGTGACCTCTATTTCGACCGCTCGCTTCCCGGCTACGGCATGCCGCAGTACAAGGAGGGAAACTGA
- the dtd gene encoding D-aminoacyl-tRNA deacylase — MTLGCMRAVVQRVKQASVAVNGEVVGSIGAGLLVFVGVAREDTEAAADYLADKVAGLRVFEDGEGKMNRAVGESGGAVLVVSQFTLYGDVRRGKRPSFDRAAPPAEARRLYEYFVERLRAFGLRCETGRFQEMMDVTLVNDGPVTILLDSEKTI; from the coding sequence TTGACACTTGGTTGCATGCGGGCCGTGGTGCAGCGCGTGAAGCAGGCGTCGGTTGCGGTGAATGGAGAAGTAGTGGGCTCGATTGGCGCGGGCCTGCTGGTATTTGTGGGAGTGGCGCGAGAGGACACGGAAGCCGCGGCGGACTACCTGGCCGACAAGGTTGCGGGCCTGCGCGTCTTCGAAGACGGGGAAGGGAAAATGAATCGCGCGGTCGGCGAAAGCGGCGGGGCCGTACTGGTGGTCTCGCAATTCACGCTGTACGGCGACGTTCGCCGCGGCAAGCGTCCGTCGTTCGACCGGGCGGCGCCGCCAGCGGAGGCGCGGCGCCTGTACGAGTACTTCGTCGAGCGGTTGCGCGCCTTCGGGCTGCGCTGTGAAACCGGCCGCTTTCAGGAAATGATGGACGTGACGCTGGTGAACGACGGGCCGGTGACGATATTGCTGGATTCGGAAAAAACCATCTAA